One window of Coregonus clupeaformis isolate EN_2021a unplaced genomic scaffold, ASM2061545v1 scaf1615, whole genome shotgun sequence genomic DNA carries:
- the ddx47 gene encoding LOW QUALITY PROTEIN: probable ATP-dependent RNA helicase DDX47 (The sequence of the model RefSeq protein was modified relative to this genomic sequence to represent the inferred CDS: inserted 1 base in 1 codon), giving the protein MADDSEKSVEIKTDEAKDEALEDSSSDDDNSNVNVAENDEPVKTFKDLGVTEVLCEACEQLGWKTPTKIQVEAIPVALQGKDVIGLAETGSGKTGAFALPILQSLLASAQRLHTLILTPTRELAFQIAEQFEALGSSIGVKCAVIVGGIDMMSQSLVLAKKPHIVIATPGRLIDHLENTKGFSLRALKFLVMDEADRILNMDFETEVDKILKVIPRDRRTFLFSATMTKKVAKLQRAALKDPVKCAVNTKYSTVEKLQQYYIFIPSKYKDCYLVSIINELAGNSFMIFCSTCNNAQRVALLLRNLGITAIPLHGQMSQNKRLGSLNKFKSKSRSVLLATDVASRGLDIPHVDCVINYDIPTHSKDYIHRVGRTXRAGRSGKSITFVTQYDVELFQRIETLIGKKLPAFPTQEEEVMMLVERVSEAQRFARIEMKEQGEKRKRPRGEEGDDTEQSSGVRKKVRGGAGSGGGGGRGGGGGKNRGGAAWRGGH; this is encoded by the exons ATGGCGGACGATTCGGAGAAAAGTGTCGAGATAAAAACAGATGAAGCAAAGGATGAAGCACTCGAAGATTCGAGTAGTGATGATGATAACAGTAACGTTAATGTCGCTGAAAATGATGAGCCAGTGAAGACCTTCAAGGATCTG GGTGTAACTGAAGTGCTGTGTGAAGCCTGTGAACAGTTGGGATGGAAGACtcctacaaagatacaggtagAGGCCATACCTGTAGCCTTACAAG GAAAGGATGTAATTGGTTTGGCAGAGACTGGCTCAGGGAAGACTGGGGCGTTTGCGCTGCCCATCCTGCAGTCACTCCTCGCTTCCGCTCAGAGGCTCCACACACTCATACTCACCCCCACCAGAGAGCTGGCTTTCCAGATCGCAGAGCAGTTTGAGGCCCTGGGCTCCAGCATCGGAGTCAAGTGTG ctgttatagTTGGAGGAATTGACATGATGTCCCAATCCCTAGTCCTGGCCAAGAAACCTCACATTGTCATTG CCACCCCCGGGCGGTTGATAGACCACTTAGAGAACACCAAAGGCTTCTCACTGCGAGCACTGAAGTTCCTGGTGATGGACGAGGCAGACCGGATTCTCAACATGGACTTTGAGACTGAGGTGGACAAGATCCTGAAGGTTATTCCCAGAGACAGACGCACGTTTCTCTTCTCTGCCACCATGACCAAAAAG GTTGCAAAGCTGCAGAGAGCAGCGCTGAAGGATCCAGTTAAATGTGCCGTTAACACCAAATACTCAACAGTAGAAAAACTGCAGCAGTACTACATCTTCATACCCTCCAAATACAAG GATTGTTACCTGGTGTCCATTATCAATGAGCTGGCGGGGAACTCCTTCATGATCTTCTGCAGTACGTGTAACAACGCCCAGCGGGTGGCGCTGCTGCTCAGGAACCTGGGCATCACTGCCATCCCCCTACATGGGCAGATGAGTCAG AACAAACGTCTGGGGTCGCTGAACAAGTTCAAGTCTAAGTCTCGCTCTGTGTTGCTGGCGACTGACGTGGCGTCAAGAGGACTGGACATTCCACATGTAGACTGTGTTATTAACTACGATATCCCAACTCACTCAAAG GACTACATCCACAGAGTGGGGCGAA GCCGAGCAGGACGGTCTGGAAAATCCATCACATTTGTCACACA GTATGATGTGGAGCTGTTCCAGCGAATCGAAACTCTGATTGGCAAGAAGCTGCCTGCCTTCCCCACGCAGGAGGAGGAAGTGATGATGCTGGTGGAGAGAGTGAGCGAGGCACAGCGATTCGCCAGAATT GAAATGAAGGaacaaggagagaagaggaagaggcccagaggagaagagggggatgacacCGAGCAGTCCAGCGGTGTGAGGAAGAAAGTAAGAGGAGGCGCTGGTAGTggtggtgggggagggagaggaggtggaggaggaaaaaACCGTGGCGGAGCAGCATGGAGGGGAGGACATTAA